DNA from Pelagibacterium nitratireducens:
CAAGGAGGAGAGAGAGTTTGCCGCTAGTCTGACACTCATGATGCCGCTGATCCTCGAATGGTGTTCTTTGCGTTAGAGCCGTTCAGGATTTGATTGGATCAAATCCTCGGCTCTTAACCTTTGTTTTGTCGCGTGTCCGAACCGCAAAACCGTTTCCATCCCCGATCGCGTCGAGGACATGCTTTTGCTGGACACGCTCTAGAGGGCATTGCCCGACGCGTCGAACTTGTAGATGCGGCCATCCTGGGGAGCGAGGGTGACCGTTTCGCCGTGCTTGAAGGGCACATCGCCAGCCGCGCGGGCGGTCAAAGTGCCAATGCCGGCCACATCGATATGAAAGAAGGTATCGGACCCCAAATGCTCGGAAACCTTGACCGTACCCGACCAGATGCCGCCTTCTTTGGACACGGCGAGATGTTCGGGGCGGATGCCGATGGTGTGGGCATCGAACTTTTTCGCCTCGGCGCCTTCAATGAAATTCATCTTGGGGCTGCCGATGAACCCGGCGACGAATTTGTTGGCGGGTTTTGTGTAAAGTTCGAGCGGAGAGCCGTATTGCTCGACACGGCCGGCGTGCAGAACGACGATCTTGTCGGCCATGGTCATGGCCTCGACCTGATCGTGGGTGACATAGACCATTGTGGTCTTGAGTTTCTGGTGCAGGTCGGAAATTTCGAGCCGCATGTTGACCCGCAGGGCGGCGTCGAGATTGGAAAGCGGCTCGTCGAACAGGAAGGCCTTGGGCTGGCGCACGATGGCGCGGCCGATGGCAACGCGCTGGCGCTGGCCGCCCGAGAGCTGGCGGGGCTTTCTGTCGAGATAATCGGTGAGATTGAGGATCGAGGCGGCGTTGTCGACCGCCGCGTCGATCTTTTCCTTGGGCGCCTTTTCCATCTTGAGAGGAAAGGCGATGTTGCCGCGCACGCTCATGTGGGGATAGAGCGCGTAGGACTGGAACACCATCGAGAGCTTGCGCTGGGCGGGCGCTTCCTTTGACATATCCACGCCATCGATGAGGATCTGGCCGGAGGTAACGTCCTCAAGCCCGGCGATCAGCCGCAGCAGGGTGGATTTTCCGCAGCCCGAGGGGCCGACGAAGACCACGAACTGGCCGTCCTCGATCTCGAGCGAGATGTCGGGGATGACGGTGACGCCGCCGAAGCTCTTTTGAACGTTTTTGAGTGTGATCGATCCCATATCCTTACCTCCCTACTTAACCGCGCCGAAGGTCAGGCCGCGGACCAATTGTTTCTGGCTGAACCAGCCCATGATGAGGATGGGCGCAATGGCCATCATCGATGCTGCCGAAAGCTTGGCCCAGAACAGGCCCTCGGGCGAAGAATAGGCCGCGATGAACGCGGGGAGCGGGGTTGCCTGGGTGGTGGTCAGAACGATGGTCCAGAACGATTCATTCCAGGCCAGGATGATGTTGAGCAGTATGGTCGAGGCGATGCCGGGGATGGCCATGGGGGTGAGCACATAGATCACCTCCTGGCGCAGGGACGCGCCATCCATGCGGGCCGCTTCGAGGATATCGACGGGGATTTCCTTGAAGTAGGTGAACAGCATCCAGACGATGATGGGCAGATTGATGAG
Protein-coding regions in this window:
- a CDS encoding ABC transporter ATP-binding protein; translation: MGSITLKNVQKSFGGVTVIPDISLEIEDGQFVVFVGPSGCGKSTLLRLIAGLEDVTSGQILIDGVDMSKEAPAQRKLSMVFQSYALYPHMSVRGNIAFPLKMEKAPKEKIDAAVDNAASILNLTDYLDRKPRQLSGGQRQRVAIGRAIVRQPKAFLFDEPLSNLDAALRVNMRLEISDLHQKLKTTMVYVTHDQVEAMTMADKIVVLHAGRVEQYGSPLELYTKPANKFVAGFIGSPKMNFIEGAEAKKFDAHTIGIRPEHLAVSKEGGIWSGTVKVSEHLGSDTFFHIDVAGIGTLTARAAGDVPFKHGETVTLAPQDGRIYKFDASGNAL